The following proteins are encoded in a genomic region of Verrucomicrobiia bacterium:
- a CDS encoding tetratricopeptide repeat protein gives MAEKSLNDLPRDLRVLFTRGTDALQRDNFSYAIELFNQVLARDPALYDCRKALRTAQLKKAGSGGGFMKKMWNSASSQPMVAKGEIALHRDPAEALKIAEEILNSDPNNPGAHRIIVKAAQALEMPKTAVLSLEVLSRNSPKDKDVAIQYANALAAIGQPKRGEQVLASLHDAFPADNEIHQALKDLSARKTLDEGGYDALADGSGSYRDILKDKAEAVALEQQNRQVKSEDLTENLIKEYEGRLTTEPANLKLLKQLAELYSQKKQFDKALGYYEKLKASDVGNDPSLDKGIAETINRRFEHQISQLDPNAADYQDSVAKLQNEKQTFQLSECQKRLERYPNDLQIRFELGQLYFQAGRISEAIGEFQKAQANPHRKVAAMNYLAQSFAKGNKLDMAARTLQNAIKEKPVLDEEKKELIYNLGSVLERMGKKNEALDQFKVIYEVDIAYKDVAAKVDAFYAGQS, from the coding sequence ATGGCAGAAAAGAGCTTGAATGACCTGCCGCGCGACCTGCGCGTGCTTTTCACCAGGGGCACCGATGCCTTGCAGCGGGACAACTTCAGTTACGCCATCGAGCTTTTCAACCAGGTGCTCGCGCGCGACCCGGCATTGTATGATTGCCGCAAGGCCTTGCGAACCGCCCAATTGAAAAAGGCTGGCAGCGGTGGCGGTTTTATGAAGAAGATGTGGAATAGCGCCAGCTCCCAGCCCATGGTCGCCAAGGGCGAGATTGCCTTGCACAGAGACCCGGCCGAGGCCTTGAAAATCGCCGAGGAGATTCTCAATAGCGACCCAAACAATCCCGGCGCCCACCGAATCATTGTCAAGGCGGCCCAAGCCCTCGAAATGCCCAAAACAGCCGTGTTGTCGCTCGAAGTTCTGTCCCGCAATTCACCGAAAGACAAAGACGTCGCCATTCAGTACGCAAACGCTTTGGCTGCAATTGGGCAGCCCAAACGCGGCGAGCAGGTCCTTGCCAGCCTTCATGACGCCTTCCCCGCTGATAACGAAATCCACCAGGCGCTCAAGGACCTTTCCGCCCGCAAGACCCTCGATGAGGGCGGTTACGACGCCCTGGCCGACGGCAGTGGGTCCTATCGCGATATCCTCAAGGACAAAGCCGAGGCCGTCGCCTTGGAACAGCAAAATCGGCAGGTCAAGAGCGAGGACCTTACCGAAAATCTGATCAAGGAATATGAGGGACGGCTGACCACCGAGCCCGCCAATCTCAAGCTGTTGAAACAATTGGCCGAGCTTTACAGCCAGAAAAAACAGTTCGACAAAGCCCTGGGCTATTATGAAAAACTCAAGGCCTCGGACGTGGGGAACGACCCATCGCTGGACAAAGGCATTGCTGAAACCATCAACCGCAGATTCGAACATCAGATTTCCCAATTGGACCCCAATGCTGCGGATTACCAGGATTCCGTCGCCAAATTGCAGAACGAAAAGCAGACATTCCAGTTAAGCGAGTGCCAGAAACGCCTCGAGCGCTATCCCAATGACCTGCAGATTCGTTTCGAGCTGGGGCAGCTTTATTTCCAGGCGGGCCGCATCAGCGAGGCCATCGGTGAATTCCAAAAGGCCCAGGCCAACCCGCATCGGAAGGTGGCTGCGATGAATTACCTGGCGCAGTCTTTTGCAAAAGGAAACAAGCTCGATATGGCAGCTCGCACCCTCCAGAACGCGATCAAAGAAAAACCAGTGTTGGACGAAGAAAAAAAGGAGTTGATATATAATCTAGGCTCCGTCCTCGAGCGCATGGGCAAAAAGAACGAAGCCCTCGACCAGTTCAAGGTGATTTACGAAGTCGATATCGCCTACAAAGACGTCGCCGCCAAGGTGGACGCCTTTTACGCCGGACAGTCCTGA